In one Erinaceus europaeus chromosome 3, mEriEur2.1, whole genome shotgun sequence genomic region, the following are encoded:
- the PELI1 gene encoding E3 ubiquitin-protein ligase pellino homolog 1 isoform X1 gives MFSPDQENHPSKAPVKYGELIVLGYNGSLPNGDRGRRKSRFALFKRPKANGVKPSTVHVACTPQAAKAISNKDQHSISYTLSRAQTVVVEYTHDSNTDMFQIGRSTESPIDFVVTDTVPGSQSNSDTQSVQSTISRFACRIICERNPPFTARIYAAGFDSSKNIFLGEKAAKWKTSDGQMDGLTTNGVLVMHPRNGFTEDSKPGIWREISVCGNVFSLRETRSAQQRGKMVEIETNQLQDGSLIDLCGATLLWRTAEGLSHTPTVKHLEALRQEINAARPQCPVGFNTLAFPSMKRKDVVDEKQPWVYLNCGHVHGYHNWGNKEERDGKDRECPMCRSIGPYVPLWLGCEAGFYVDAGPPTHAFSPCGHVCSEKTTAYWSQIPLPHGTHTFHAACPFCAHQLAGEQGYIRLIFQGPLD, from the exons ATGTTTTCTCCTGATCAAGAAAATCATCCATCCAAAGCACCAGTAAAATATGGTGAACTTATTGTCTTAGG GTATAATGGGTCTCTCCCAAATGGTgatagaggaagaaggaaaagtagATTTGCTTTATTTAAAAGACCTAAGGCAAATGGGGTGAAACCAAGCACTGTGCATGTTGCTTGTACTCCTCAGGCTgcaaag GCAATAAGCAACAAAGACCAGCATAGCATATCATACACCTTATCTCGGGCACAGACAGTGGTCGTTGAATATACTCATGACAGCAACACTGATATGTTTCAG ATTGGTCGGTCAACTGAAAGTCCCATTGACTTTGTAGTAACTGACACAGTACCTGGAAGTCAAAGTAATTCTGATACACAGTCAGTACAAAGTACTATATCAAGATTTGCCTGTAGAATCATATGTGAACGGAATCCACCCTTTACAGCACGAATTTATGCTGCAGGATTTGACTCATCCAAAAACATCTTTCTTGGG GAAAAGGCTGCCAAATGGAAGACGTCAGATGGGCAGATGGATGGCTTGACCACTAATGGCGTTCTTGTAATGCATCCACGCAATGGGTTCACAGAAGACTCCAAGCCTGGAATATGGAGAGAAATATCAGTGTGTGGAAATGTATTCAGTTTACGTGAAACCAGATCAGCTCAGCAGAGAGGAAAAATG GTGGAAATTGAAACCAATCAGTTACAAGATGGTTCATTAATTGACCTCTGTGGTGCAACATTGCTGTGGCGTACTGCAGAAGGCCTTTCCCACACTCCTACAGTGAAGCACTTAGAAGCTTTAAGACAGGAAATCAATGCAGCAAGACCTCAGTGCCCTGTAGGGTTCAACACACTGGCATTTCCTAGTATGAAGAGGAAAGATGTTGTTGATGAAAAACAACCATGGGTATATTTAAACTGCGGCCATGTCCATGGCTATCATAACTGGGGAAACAAAGAAGAACGTGATGGAAAAGATCGTGAATGTCCTATGTGTAGGTCTATTGGCCCCTATGTTCCTCTGTGGCTTGGATGTGAAGCTGGATTTTATGTGGACGCCGGCCCTCCAACCCATGCATTTAGCCCATGTGGGCATGTGTGTTCAGAAAAGACAACTGCCTATTGGTCCCAGATCCCACTTCCTCACGGTACTCATACCTTTCATGCAGCCTGTCCCTTTTGTGCACATCAGTTGGCTGGTGAACAAGGCTACATCAGACTTATTTTCCAAGGACCTCTAGACTAA
- the PELI1 gene encoding E3 ubiquitin-protein ligase pellino homolog 1 isoform X2: MEYRNWKAISNKDQHSISYTLSRAQTVVVEYTHDSNTDMFQIGRSTESPIDFVVTDTVPGSQSNSDTQSVQSTISRFACRIICERNPPFTARIYAAGFDSSKNIFLGEKAAKWKTSDGQMDGLTTNGVLVMHPRNGFTEDSKPGIWREISVCGNVFSLRETRSAQQRGKMVEIETNQLQDGSLIDLCGATLLWRTAEGLSHTPTVKHLEALRQEINAARPQCPVGFNTLAFPSMKRKDVVDEKQPWVYLNCGHVHGYHNWGNKEERDGKDRECPMCRSIGPYVPLWLGCEAGFYVDAGPPTHAFSPCGHVCSEKTTAYWSQIPLPHGTHTFHAACPFCAHQLAGEQGYIRLIFQGPLD, from the exons atggagtaccGAAattggaag GCAATAAGCAACAAAGACCAGCATAGCATATCATACACCTTATCTCGGGCACAGACAGTGGTCGTTGAATATACTCATGACAGCAACACTGATATGTTTCAG ATTGGTCGGTCAACTGAAAGTCCCATTGACTTTGTAGTAACTGACACAGTACCTGGAAGTCAAAGTAATTCTGATACACAGTCAGTACAAAGTACTATATCAAGATTTGCCTGTAGAATCATATGTGAACGGAATCCACCCTTTACAGCACGAATTTATGCTGCAGGATTTGACTCATCCAAAAACATCTTTCTTGGG GAAAAGGCTGCCAAATGGAAGACGTCAGATGGGCAGATGGATGGCTTGACCACTAATGGCGTTCTTGTAATGCATCCACGCAATGGGTTCACAGAAGACTCCAAGCCTGGAATATGGAGAGAAATATCAGTGTGTGGAAATGTATTCAGTTTACGTGAAACCAGATCAGCTCAGCAGAGAGGAAAAATG GTGGAAATTGAAACCAATCAGTTACAAGATGGTTCATTAATTGACCTCTGTGGTGCAACATTGCTGTGGCGTACTGCAGAAGGCCTTTCCCACACTCCTACAGTGAAGCACTTAGAAGCTTTAAGACAGGAAATCAATGCAGCAAGACCTCAGTGCCCTGTAGGGTTCAACACACTGGCATTTCCTAGTATGAAGAGGAAAGATGTTGTTGATGAAAAACAACCATGGGTATATTTAAACTGCGGCCATGTCCATGGCTATCATAACTGGGGAAACAAAGAAGAACGTGATGGAAAAGATCGTGAATGTCCTATGTGTAGGTCTATTGGCCCCTATGTTCCTCTGTGGCTTGGATGTGAAGCTGGATTTTATGTGGACGCCGGCCCTCCAACCCATGCATTTAGCCCATGTGGGCATGTGTGTTCAGAAAAGACAACTGCCTATTGGTCCCAGATCCCACTTCCTCACGGTACTCATACCTTTCATGCAGCCTGTCCCTTTTGTGCACATCAGTTGGCTGGTGAACAAGGCTACATCAGACTTATTTTCCAAGGACCTCTAGACTAA